One Gossypium arboreum isolate Shixiya-1 chromosome 13, ASM2569848v2, whole genome shotgun sequence genomic window, CTCATCCTTTCCTGCTACCTCTTGGTATCTTTCGTCTTCTTCCAACAAGGAACAGTCTCTCGTAAACTACTGGGGGAAGGTAAAATGTTTTTCAATTTTCTATATGTATCGtattcattttcatttctttttttaaaaCCTTGTCCTGGTTTATGTGTATGATGCCCAATACATTGAATTGCAGAAGGTGGCAATGGACCAAGCAAAGCGGGAGTAAGGAAAAGTAAATCACAACCAGCACCATCTTGGGGTGGCCAGGATTCACAGCCAGCCGCATCTAGCCAGGTTTCAAGGACAAGCTCATCTCCGGTCGTGGTGAATTCTCGCCAGATTGCGAACAACCCCACAAACTCAGGATGGAATTGCAAAAACTCAACTACTAATAATGTTTTCGTGCAAGCGTGTTCGAGTGCCAATTCCTACAACTATAACCCCAATCCATAAAGTTTATGTTTCATTTTGAGATAAAGTCTGGcgttgttcttttttttttttttttttggattctgTTGTTGTTTGGTATGTTTCACTCATACCAGCCAAAACTTAAATTGCatttcaaattttaagctttAGACCTCAAATTTGCATCCATATTTGGATTGAAACTTTATTTTTTCAAGTTTTTCGTTATCTaagttttgttgttttttttttaaaaaaataggatGTTCCATGAAAAGAAATGACTATATGAAATTGATGATCGTTTTATGAATCACTAAATTGGACTACGATCATAACtaaggcaagcgtacctatcgaatagtGGTATAGCTATGGTAAGTCCAGAATatcatatccacaaggactaaaagtactagtattaactatctattatttagcctaaagtataagggatttgttttaatctaaaattaactaactaattaactattgATAGCGACAGAGAGcaaattgggaaaaatacttgaagaaaacttataaagaggacaatacccaggaaagaatccacctagacttcacttattattctgactctgaatcaaactCTATATTCACTTATCTTAAtctatagaaatccctaaattatgttaatatctctttcaagactaagaacaactgactctaggttgattaattgaattaaaacccctatcttcgtaactcgatctatggattcccctattagatttgactctaatccggcagatttatgtcgtcctatttctagaattgcatgcaactccgcttaattatgctagatctactcttaaacagggacttttactctactgaataagcacatcaaacttaGAATAATAtcatgaaaatattaaaataaggattaaaaacacataattaagaataagaacaagtatttatcataattcaaataactaaataataagattcatcttaggtttcatcttttctaggtatttagggggtttagttcataatgtaaaaggaagacatctcaaatttagaaaaacaacaagacataaaaaacctaaaaaaaacTTCGAGAAAAATTTGAATAGAGATCTTCAAACTTGAAGTGAATCTGCTTCTGAGATAATTCCAATGGCTTCCTTCGAGTATTTTCTACTTTTTACTCTGTGTCCCCCCTTTAGGTATTCTTCTAgttgtttatatagactttagaatgctcagaaaccctaaaaattggtttTTTTCGCGTGTTTGAGAAACAGGGAGTGATAttgacacgggctggcacatgggcatgtggcttgcccgtgtggatcacatgggcgtgtggatccTGAAAACTCCGATTTTGGCCCCTTTTTCGCTCTTTTTGCTCCCaagtgctctcctaagtatagaaacatgaatttaagggattagaagcatcaaatttaCTAATTCTCATCATAAATCATTCAAAAATATGCCAAGTATAGAATTAAAATATCttacatttatggtttatcagAAATAGAGACGCCACATCATTCTGTATCTCTTACTAATTATTTAATGTCACTTCAGTATCTTTTTTCATGTTATTGACACATCATTTTAATAATCTTTTTAATTTGAACCTTGGACTCACTTGAAACCCTGGATTTTGTACTGAAACCTAGACTTTGAACCCTGCACCTAGGGTTCAGGGTTGAGGGTCCAAGGTTCAGAGTTTAGGGTTCAGGGTCTGGAATTTAAAGCTCAATGTCTAGGCCGTGTCgttcacataggcgtgtgctCAGCCTGTGTGGAAATagtcttggccgtgtggatctttCAATCAATCCGTTTTGTCTGTTTTTAACCCGTTTTCTGCTCATTTTGTTCCCCTATACTCACCTAagtctaaaacatgaaattaagggattaggagaatcaaattcactaaattatataataaatcatccaaaaacacactAAGCATAGGATTAAAATAAGGTTTACGGTTTATCAGGTTTAGAGTTCAATGTCTAGGGTTTAGattaaaaaatttatcaaaatgatGTGTCAATAACATGAAAAAATACTGACATGACATTAAATAATTAGTAAAGAATACAGAATGATGTAACATCTATGTTTCATACAACCTTTCCCATTCcacgaaaattaatttttcaaaattctgTTTAAATGAAGATAATATTCAACTAACAATTATAATTCTATTATTCAAAACTTCATTTAGAAGAAAATTTTGTCTGGATTATGCAAAGTATCGTAAAGAATCATCGCACACTCTAACGTCACCAACCTGATCACAATTTAATCTAGATGgtgaatgagataatttattACAATCCCTTTTTATATAATCAAAAACAACCTTACGACAATCAAGGGCTATATCATAAATATCAAGAACCAAAGTACCCCAGTCCCAGCATGGTTCGTCCCTCATCTCAATTTCCTGTATTGCTAGCAAGGAATCGGATTCTACCTATAAGCTGGTAAAACCTTTAAAAACAGCCACCTCGATCCTCGCTGAATAGCACAAACCACTACATTTCCAACTTTGAACAGCCGCACTGATTACACAACCATGGTCACTGCATAACTATTCCTAAGTCGGTCTCTTGCTTCCTACTATCAAAATTGGCATCCACATTTAGCTTGAAAAGCTTCTCTAGGTGGCTGTATCCATCTCTCCTGCTAATGCAGTCCTTGTCGAGACCGTGTTTCTTCTGAATGACCAGTAGttgctgtcgtaaccattttttggtaaaacgggaatcgacttggattttgaaaatgaacgcaaaaaacgggagtcgccatcgatcctttttgactaggtgtgatcgggtcaccttgttaaagtggttgtttttaataaataacttgatttatttgaacaacaattttggtctacgcaaatcaagaaaacaggttcgggagtcggttacgaacgaggaaggatta contains:
- the LOC128286929 gene encoding uncharacterized protein LOC128286929 — protein: MVNIKSPFPLILSCYLLVSFVFFQQGTVSRKLLGEEGGNGPSKAGVRKSKSQPAPSWGGQDSQPAASSQVSRTSSSPVVVNSRQIANNPTNSGWNCKNSTTNNVFVQACSSANSYNYNPNP